The sequence AGAACGCCGCCGAGCGCACCACCTCGATGCCGGTCAGGGCCAGGAACGGCCACCACCGGTCGGCCCCGGGCGGCGCCGGCACGGTCCGCGCCACCGCCGCGGCCGTCGCCCGGCGCCGCAGCAGCAGCCCCGCGACGACCAGCGCGGGCAGCACGAACAGCACGGTCGCCGGAACGCCCAGACCGACCAGCACCGGCGTGGCCAGGACCGGGGCCAGGAAGAAGCCGACACTGCCGCCGGCGGCGAACACGCTCATCGCCCCGGCACTGTCCCCGGCCGCCTCCCGCGCGGCGCGGCCGGCCGCCGGGTGGAACATCGCCACACCCAGCCCGGACAGCAGGATCAGCGTCCACACCGCCGGGTACCAGCCACCGGCCAGCCCGGACAGTCCGAAGCCGAGCCCGGCCAGCGCCACCCCGGCGGCGGCCAGCCAGTCCAGGCGGTACCGGTCGACCAGCACGCCGATCAGCGGCTGCGGGATCGAGCTGCCGAGCGCGGCGGCCAGGGTGAGCCCGGAGATCGCCAGGTAGCTGTAGTGATGTTCGAGGACGAAGTACGGCAGGGTCGCCGGGACGAGGCCCTGATACAGGTCGTCGACGGCGTGCGCGGCGCCCCACCACCGCATCCGTCGCCAGGAATCGGTCATGCCCGAAAGAATCGCGGCTGCCGGGCCTGCGGACTTCCGTTATTCTGCCGGGTTGTGTCGGTGGAACGCCAGATTCTGACCGGGCCGACGATCCGGCCGCTCGGCCATCGCGAGCGGATCGAGTGGCACGACCACGACGTCCACCAGCTGATCCACCCCCGGCAGGGGGTGCTGCGGGTCTCCACCGGGCGGGGCGTCTGGGTGGTGCCGCCCAACCGGGCGGTGTGGATCCCGGCCGGGGTGCCGCACGCCCACCAGGCGCACGGGCCGACCGAGATGCGCTCGCTGATCTTCGATGTGGCGGTGCGGCCGCCCGGCCTGGACGAGCCGGCGGTGCTGGTGGTCGGCCCGCTGCTGCGCGAGGTGATCCGCACGCTCAGCGACGACCGGGACCTCGGCGACGAGCACCGCCACCACCTGCGGCAGGTCGCGCTGCACCAGCTGCGCCGGGCGGAGGCGCTGCCGGTGCTGCTGCCCGCGCCGGCCGACCCGCGGCTGGCGCGGCTGTGCGACATGCTCGCCGCCGACCCGGCCGACCAGCGGTCGCTGCGCGAGCTGGGACGCCAGGTCGGCGCGGCGGAGCGGACCCTGAGCCGGCTGTTCCGCGCCGAGACCGGCTTCACCTTCCCGCAGTGGCGGGCCCGCCTGCGGCTGCACCACGCGCTGCACCTGCTGGCCGCCGGGCAGCCGGTGACCCGGGTGGCGGCGGACTGCGGCTTCCGCAGCCCGAGCGCGTTCATCGAGGCGTTCCGGGCGGTCTTCGGCACCACCCCCGGCCGGTATCGCAACGACCGGGAAGCGTGGTAGAAAGGCACGCCCAAAATGGAGGCGAGGCCGGCCGGGGGAACCATGCAAGCGCTGATCGTCTGCGAGAGCCTGGTCCGGATCTATCAGACCGGATCGATCGAGGTGCAGGCGTTGCAGGGCCTCGACCTGGTGGTCGGCCGCGGCGAGATGGTCGCCGTGGTGGGGGCGTCCGGATCCGGCAAGTCCACCCTGCTGTCCATCCTGGCCGGCATCGACGCGCCGACCGCCGGCCGGGCCCGGGTCGAACGGTGGGACCTGCTGGCCATGTCCCGCGCCGACCGGGTGCGCTACCGGCGGCACACCGTCGGGTTCGTACGCCAGCAGACCGCCAGCAACCTGGTGCCGTACCTGACCGCCCGGCAGGTGATCGACCTGCCGATGGTCGCCGCCCGCCGGCCGGCCGCGCAGCGGCGGGCGCGCACCGACGAGCTGCTGGCCGCGCTCGGCGTCGCCGACTGCGCGGAACGCCGGCCGGCCGAGATGTCCGGCGGGCAGCAGCAGCGGGTGGCGATCGCGGTGGCGCTGGCCAACCGGCCGCACGTGCTGCTGGCCGACGAGCCGACCGGCGAGCTGGACACCGCCACGTCCGCCGAGGTGTTCGCCGCGCTGCGCGAGGTGAACCAGCGGTACGGCGTGACCGTCGTGGTCGTCACCCACGACCCCGAGGTCAGCGGCCAGGTGGAGCGGACCGTGGCGATCCGCGACGGGCGCACCAGCAGCGAGGTGCTGCGCCGCACGGCCACCGGCGAGGACGGCGGCACCCACGTGATCGCCGAGGAGTACGCGGTGATGGACCGGGCCGGCCGGGTCCAGGTGCCGCGCGAGTACCGCGAGGCGTTGCGACTGACCAACCGGGTGCGCCTCGCCCTGGAGGACGACCACGTGCAGATCCGTCCGGACGGGAGCGACCGATGACGGCGCCGCTGGTCCGCGTACGCGGGGTGTCGCGCACGTTCGGCGCCGCGGCGGCCGCCGTGCACGCGCTGCGCGACGTCACCTTCGACATCGAGCCGGGCACCTTGGTGGCGCTGGTCGGCCGTTCCGGCTCCGGCAAGACCACGCTGCTCAACGTCATCGGCGGACTGGACCGCCCGGACGCCGGCACCGTGCTGGTCGACGGCACCGAGGTCACCGCCCTGGACGAGGACGGGCTGTCGCGGCTGCGGCGCGAGAAGGTGTCGTACGTCTTCCAGACCTTCGGGCTGATCCCGGTGCTGTCCGCGGCGGAGAACGTCGGCGCGCCGCTACGGCTCAACCGCACCCCGGCGGCCGAGCGGGAGAAGCGGGTGCGGCTGCTGCTCGACCTGGTCGGCCTCGGCGAGCACGCCGAGCAGCGGCCGGGCGAGCTGTCCGGCGGCCAGCAGCAGCGGGTGGCGATCGCCCGCGCGCTGGCCGCCTCGCCCCGGCTGCTGATCGCCGACGAGCCGACCGGGCAGCTGGACGCGGAGACCGGCCGGTCGGTGATGGCCCTGCTGCGCGGGGTGGTCGAGTCGGAGGGCGTCACCGCGCTGGTGTCCACCCACGACCCGGTGATGATGGCGCTCGCCGACCGGGTGATCCGGATCAGCGACGGGCGGCTGGCCGGATGATCGCCCTGCTGGCCCGCCGGGCCCGCGCCCAGTGGCCGGTGCTGGCGGCGTTGCTGGCGGTGGTCACCCTCGGCGCGACTCTGCTGGGCGTGTGCACGCTGCTGGTGACCCGCAGCGCCGCGGCGGCGCTCGGGGTGGCGGCGGCCCGGGCCGACCCGGCGGCGGTGACGGTCACCGCGTACACGTCCGCGATCACCGGCGCCGACGCGGCCGCCGTCACCGACGCCACCCGCGGCGTGCTGACCTCGGCGCTGCGCCCGTTCGGCGCGAGCACCGCGGTACGCGCCTCGTCGGTGACCCGCCCGCTGCCCGGCCGCCGCGACCGGGCCCGCACCTATCTGTCCGCGGTGGAGAACCTGCCGTCGAAGGCCGCGCTGGTCACCGGCCGCTGGCCGCGCCCGGGCCGGAGCCTCGCACACGCCGAGACGGTGCTGCTGGAGCCGACCGCGAAACTGCTCGGGCTGCGCGTGGGCAGCCGGGTGCGCCTGGCCGCGAAACCACCGGACGATCCCGCCCCGGCCGTCGACCTGACCGTGGTGGGCATCGCCCGGCCGCTGCCCGGCGGCGGCTGGGACCGCGATCCGCTCGGCGGCGCCGGGTACGTGCCCGACCACAACGACGGCACCACGATGCTCACCTTCCCGGCGTACGGGCCGTTCCTGGTGGACCTGGCCGACCTGCTCGGCGGCGGCTCGTCGCTGAGCCGGATGGAGATCGCCGCCCGTCCCGACCTGTCCCACGCCACCCCGGCCACGCTGCGGACCCTGGTGCGCGGCGTGCTGGCCGCAGACCCGCGGCTGACCGGCACGCTCG is a genomic window of Actinoplanes teichomyceticus ATCC 31121 containing:
- a CDS encoding MFS transporter, translated to MTDSWRRMRWWGAAHAVDDLYQGLVPATLPYFVLEHHYSYLAISGLTLAAALGSSIPQPLIGVLVDRYRLDWLAAAGVALAGLGFGLSGLAGGWYPAVWTLILLSGLGVAMFHPAAGRAAREAAGDSAGAMSVFAAGGSVGFFLAPVLATPVLVGLGVPATVLFVLPALVVAGLLLRRRATAAAVARTVPAPPGADRWWPFLALTGIEVVRSAAFFGVNTFIELYWLRHLHAGHAAAGAALAVFLVGGVAGTLLGGRIADRAGSVRTVQAGALAGLPALAGLAFTSGPVLPMIFAGLAGAALNVPFAVLIKLGQDYLPSRPGTAAGVTLGLGVSIGGLFAPLFGLTAQHHGPGGVLALICLAPIPAFLLGLALTEPSRARRPVAVPR
- a CDS encoding AraC family transcriptional regulator — translated: MERQILTGPTIRPLGHRERIEWHDHDVHQLIHPRQGVLRVSTGRGVWVVPPNRAVWIPAGVPHAHQAHGPTEMRSLIFDVAVRPPGLDEPAVLVVGPLLREVIRTLSDDRDLGDEHRHHLRQVALHQLRRAEALPVLLPAPADPRLARLCDMLAADPADQRSLRELGRQVGAAERTLSRLFRAETGFTFPQWRARLRLHHALHLLAAGQPVTRVAADCGFRSPSAFIEAFRAVFGTTPGRYRNDREAW
- a CDS encoding ABC transporter ATP-binding protein, with product MQALIVCESLVRIYQTGSIEVQALQGLDLVVGRGEMVAVVGASGSGKSTLLSILAGIDAPTAGRARVERWDLLAMSRADRVRYRRHTVGFVRQQTASNLVPYLTARQVIDLPMVAARRPAAQRRARTDELLAALGVADCAERRPAEMSGGQQQRVAIAVALANRPHVLLADEPTGELDTATSAEVFAALREVNQRYGVTVVVVTHDPEVSGQVERTVAIRDGRTSSEVLRRTATGEDGGTHVIAEEYAVMDRAGRVQVPREYREALRLTNRVRLALEDDHVQIRPDGSDR
- a CDS encoding ABC transporter ATP-binding protein, producing the protein MTAPLVRVRGVSRTFGAAAAAVHALRDVTFDIEPGTLVALVGRSGSGKTTLLNVIGGLDRPDAGTVLVDGTEVTALDEDGLSRLRREKVSYVFQTFGLIPVLSAAENVGAPLRLNRTPAAEREKRVRLLLDLVGLGEHAEQRPGELSGGQQQRVAIARALAASPRLLIADEPTGQLDAETGRSVMALLRGVVESEGVTALVSTHDPVMMALADRVIRISDGRLAG